The following coding sequences are from one Schizosaccharomyces osmophilus chromosome 1, complete sequence window:
- the rqc2 gene encoding ribosome quality control complex subunit Rqc2, with translation MKQRFSALDITAIGAELREEIIGCRLNNIHDLNPRSFLLKFGKQDKKYSLVIESGFRVHLTKFQRENAQLSGFVSKLRKHIKSRRLTNVSQLDTDRVLVFTFGGGENDQDPSWTYYLVCEFFAAGNVLLLDGSHKILSLLRVVTFDKNQVYAVGQHYNLDQSRLTHNMGNQQKMPQMTFEKLTQLLEDVAGKSKAEKMAASQKPNGKQPKPITLRKALTVRLGEYGNALVEHCIRQSNLDPLLPADQLSADEDKKRELLSAFQAADGILSSMVKPPVKGYIFSTQQNILADPSTSNNEEKKDMLMYEDFHPFKPLQLVQANRVCSEFHSYNECVDEFFSSIETQKMEKRAHDRVMTAERRIHSAKDDQEQKIKNLQEVQQLSSLKAEAIETNSELVEAIASYINNLLNQGMDWLDIEKLIQVQKRRSPVVACIALPLKLKNNAVNIMLPNPIVSSEPADDDYDLSDEDESETDSFKKPKQEASNVVVEIDLSLGAYANARRQYEKRREAIVKETKTLEAASKALKNTQKRIDQDLKRSTNAEHQRILPTRKAFFFEKFHWFFSSEGYLVLGGRDAQQNELLFTKYCNKGDIFVCADLPKSSIVIVKNRNANDPLPPNTMQQAGSLALASSKAWDSKTVISAWWVHIDQVSKTGYAGDVLPAGSFAIRGSKNYLPPNVLTMGYGILWLLDEQSTERHCQKRIESELQNTEQKISELKIDEVEAKSSQPREVLVPDRPELKDTLIEGASKSSKSQSVFDHDVHIVSEKRGKKGSKPITAKKPPAKERREARKQRKQTALEESSKKPVSIEDASDPQAILAILKQKKKKKSNEIPSPPEPKVEKEELETQKEESESKTVDADKGPENKSQEIKEATPNEEDMSALKPQRSERKVKETKIEREDMTQDLYEEMLYARDALTPSPDTEDVIINAVPTFAPYSTMAKFNLKVKVTPGSGKVGKSARESIAHFTKTLGKPSSNEVKILENLKDGEIVAPFSVNRLRVVFGSSTNSKKSKK, from the exons ATGAAACAAAGGTTCTCAGCTTTAGATATCACCGCAATTGGTGCAGAATTGCGAGAGGAAATTATTGGTTGCCGTTTAAACAATATTCATGACTTGAACCCGCGTTCATTCTTATTGAAGTTTGGAAAACAG GACAAGAAATACTCACTGGTCATTGAAAGTGGATTTCGTGTTCACTTGACAAAGTTCCAACGTGAAAATGCCCAACTTTCTGGATTCGTCTCAAAACTACGTAAACATATCAAATCCAGAAGGCTAACTAATGTGTCACAACTGGATACCGATCGTGTACTCGTGTTTACATTTGGTGGAGGTGAAAACGATCAAGATCCTTCATGGACATACTACCTTGTCTGTGAGTTTTTCGCAGCCGGAAACGTCTTATTACTCGATGGTTCTCATAAAATTTTGAGTTTGTTACGCGTTGTTACATTTGATAAGAACCAAGTTTATGCTGTTGGTCAACATTATAATCTGGATCAAAGCCGGTTAACGCACAACATGGGTAACCAGCAAAAAATGCCTCAGATGACATTCGAAAAATTGACACAACTATTGGAAGACGTAGCTGGAAAATCCAAGGCTGAGAAAATGGCCGCTTCCCAAAAACCAAACGGCAAACAGCCAAAACCCATTACCCTTCGTAAAGCCTTGACAGTTCGTCTGGGAGAGTATGGTAATGCATTGGTAGAGCATTGTATCCGACAATCAAATTTAGATCCTTTACTCCCAGCTGATCAGTTAAGTGCCGATgaagacaaaaagagagagTTGCTCTCCGCTTTTCAAGCAGCGGATGGTATTCTGTCTTCTATGGTAAAACCACCTGTTAAGGGCTACATATTTTCCACTCAGCAAAACATCCTTGCTGATCCCTCTACTTCTAAcaacgaagaaaagaaggatatgCTCATGTACGAAGACTTCCATCCTTTTAAGCCCTTACAATTGGTGCAAGCAAATCGTGTTTGTAGCGAGTTCCATTCGTATAATGAATGCgttgatgaatttttttcctctaTAGAGACgcaaaaaatggaaaaaagagCTCATGACCGTGTTATGACTGCTGAACGCCGAATTCATTCAGCAAAAGATGACCAAGAACAGAAGATTAAAAACTTACAAGAAGTCCAGCAACTCTCGTCCTTGAAGGCTGAGGCTATCGAAACAAACTCAGAGTTGGTAGAAGCTATTGCTTCGTATATAAACAATCTCTTAAATCAAGGAATGGATTGGTTAGATATCGAAAAACTCATTCAAGTTCAAAAACGGCGCAGTCCCGTTGTTGCTTGCATAGCCCTTCCTCTCaaactaaaaaataatgcGGTAAATATCATGCTTCCAAATCCCATTGTATCATCAGAACCTGCAGATGATGATTATGACCTTTCGGACGAAGATGAGTCAGAGACAGATTCCTTTAAAAAGCCCAAACAAGAAGCCTCAAACGTTGTTGTCGAAATAGACTTGTCACTAGGTGCTTATGCTAATGCTCGTAGGCAATACGAGAAGCGTCGAGAAGCCATAGtcaaagaaacgaaaactttggaagctgcttcaaaagctttaaaaaatacgcaaaaaagaattgaccAAGACTTGAAGCGTTCAACAAATGCTGAACACCAAAGAATCCTTCCAACAAGGAAagcatttttctttgagaAGTTTCATTggtttttctcttctgaAGGATACTTGGTCCTTGGAGGGCGCGATGctcaacaaaatgaattacTGTTTACAAAGTATTGTAACAAAGGTGATATCTTTGTATGCGCTGATTTACCAAAGTCTTCCATAGTTATTGTTAAAAATCGAAACGCAAATGATCCTTTACCGCCAAACACCATGCAACAAGCAGGTTCATTGGCATTGGCCTCTTCAAAGGCTTGGGACTCGAAGACAGTTATCAGCGCTTGGTGGGTTCATATTGATCAAGTCTCGAAAACAGGATATGCGGGTGATGTTCTTCCAGCAGGCAGTTTTGCCATTCGAGGTTCTAAAAACTACTTACCTCCAAATGTGCTTACTATGGGTTATGGCATATTGTGGCTATTGGACGAACAAAGCACTGAACGCCATTGCCAAAAACGTATCGAATCAGAGCTACAAAATACCGAACAAAAAATATCCGAACTTAAAATTGATGAGGTTGAAGCCAAGAGCTCTCAACCAAGAGAAGTCTTGGTTCCAGATAGACCGGAACTTAAAGATACTTTAATTGAAGGAGCGTCCAAAAGTTCGAAATCACAAAGTGTATTTGATCATGATGTCCATATTGTAAGTGAAAAAAGAGGTAAAAAAGGTTCCAAACCTATAACAGCCAAGAAGCCCCCCGCAAAGGAGAGAAGGGAAGCTCGTaagcaaaggaaacaaaCTGCATTGGAGGAATCATCTAAGAAACCAGTCTCCATTGAAGACGCATCGGATCCCCAAGCGATTCTAGCTatcttgaaacaaaagaagaagaagaaatcgaatGAAATACCATCACCGCCAGAACCTAAAGTCGAGAAGGAGGAATTGGAAAcccaaaaagaagagagcGAATCGAAGACTGTGGATGCTGATAAGGGTCCTGAGAATAAATCTCAAGAAATTAAAGAGGCTACACCTAATGAGGAGGATATGTCGGCATTAAAGCCTCAAAGATCCGAGAGAAAGGTGAAGGAAACTAAAATCGAACGTGAAGATATGACTCAGGACTTGTACGAAGAAATGCTATATGCTCGCGATGCTTTGACACCCAGCCCAGATACTGAAGATGTTATTATCAATGCAGTACCCACGTTTGCTCCTTATAGTACGATGGCCAAATTTAATCTTAAAGTGAAAGTTACTCCCGGATCCGGAAAAGTTGGTAAATCCGCTCGAGAATCAATTGCTCACTTCACAAAAACTCTTGGAAAACCTTCTTCCAATGAAGtgaaaattttggaaaacctGAAAGATGGAGAAATTGTTGCGCCATTTAGTGTTAACCGACTGCGGGTTGTTTTTGGGTCTAGCACcaattcaaagaaatccaaaaaatag
- the hst2 gene encoding histone deacetylase, Sirtuin family, NAD-dependent Hst2 — protein MGLSTRSVHGNAQKKLEKIASLIKENKVNQICVMAGAGISTAAGIPDFRSPKTGIYNNLQRFNLPYAEAVFDLSYFQKNPRPFYELAYELLPEKFRPTYTHYFIRLLHDKGLLKRCYTQNIDTLERLAGVPEELLVEAHGSFQYSRCIECYEMSDTEYVRSCIKQKQVPQCVHCKGFVKPMITFYGEGLPSRFFEEMEDDTENCDMALVLGTSLLVHPFAELPEIVPDKCERVLINREIAGDFGERKNDIIVLGDCETQIRSLCEMLGWSEELDKLASPDIDTLAEEIAQLSVQNKANNSSKDEEKSTEEQKEEPSSSPAEQIADQNETNVTRATSASSSPKEEKPVSQRKND, from the exons atgggTTTGTCAACGAGATCTGTGCATGGAAatgctcaaaaaaaattggaaaaaattgCATCTCtcataaaagaaaataagg TGAACCAAATCTGTGTTATGGCAGGAGCAGGAATAAGTACGGCCGCTGGAATCCCTGATTTCCGAAG TCCGAAGACTGGTATCTATAATAACTTACAAAG ATTCAATCTGCCTTACGCAGAGGCCGTATTTG ACCTTTCgtattttcagaaaaacCCTCGTCCTTTTTACGAGTTGGCCTACGAGTTATTACCAGAAAAGTTTAGGCCGACATACACCCATTATTTTATTCGTTTGCTTCATGACAAAGGTTTGCTGAAAAGATGCTATACACAAAACATCGATACTTTGGAGAGATTGGCCGGTGTTCCCGAAGAGCTTTTAGTGGAAGCTCATGGCTCCTTTCAGTATAGCCGCTGTATAGAATGTTACGAAATG AGTGATACCGAATATGTACGATCGTgtataaaacaaaagcaagttcCCCAATGCGTACATTGTAAGGGCTTTGTCAAACCAATGATTACGTTTTATGGAGAAGGACTTCCTTCtcgattttttgaagaaatggaagatGATACGGAAAACTGTGATATGGCTCTCGTTCTTGGAACGAGCTTACTCGTCCATCCTTTCGCTGAATTGCCTGAAATTGTCCCCGACAAGTGTGAGCGAGTTTTGATCAATCGTGAAATTGCCGGTGATTTTGGAGAGCGAAAAAATGACATAATCGTATTAGGGGATTGTGAAACGCAAATTCGTTCTCTTTGTGAAATGCTGGGTTGGTCAGAAGAGTTAGACAAACTAGCATCACCGGATATTGATACTTTAGCAGAGGAAATTGCACAGCTTTCTGTCCAAAATAAAGCTAATAATTCTTCGAAggacgaagaaaaaagcacagaagaacaaaaagaagaacccTCCTCGTCTCCTGCTGAGCAGATTGCCGAccaaaacgaaacaaaCGTAACTAGAGCTACCTCGGCCTCATCCTCTCCTAAAGAGGAGAAACCCGTCTCTCAAAGGAAGAACGATTAG
- the gdh2 gene encoding NAD-dependent glutamate dehydrogenase Gdh2 — protein MAAQFLRISPKGSKFLPRRITSGANLCLHPRGIYSSLLLSQKNVLLNKGTRNFQCASFSTELRCRGEKNPIYHSRQFSVKGSSGNKLSDLNPQGNFPKYKDTEYFGYKPNVFTGKEEQKNKVIDCLRNERKSIPDESIEDEVYRFYDHLCLDDYYFQMEPMELIAEHIEIIYAAKVAARASHAREELNIHVKNENEDSAIYMDSAPVTQMELDKSHEIEQSISKRYLDNPNDDAPSFRIESFTSTANIDRASTENSNISTFLVNKCNFVDPSDNLSSNQKIPKIACVSDKTFLEKASEHTIQTYQNIMDTVLTRFGPAVGVFKHQQRSEIRLVIGYRRGSIMRFYPSISNLLRYYGLSSFRTYIEQFSNGVTIICYNFKSDSFKNTASSASIEELFGQITKEASLLYCMPHTDIDSMFTSSKLSIQEVAYAHCVRVFCEHVMNKLGSEYTSLSAILDHSNHLHVEILDTIKRRLSVLAFTRTKIHDTIVQYPHLVRMMFDQFYLQHSIGTGSTPRLHRAKTVSSVSLDPQSLVELPNEKLVETIQKTCVNDDDATIMEMFVKFNSHLLKTNFFLTTKVALSFRFDPSFLDQAQFKDPLYAMIMSVGNEFRGFHLRFRDVARGGIRLIKSANTEALNLNARGLFDENYNLANTQKLKNKDIPEGGAKGVILLNSKYQDKPALAFQKYIDSIIDLLIPNEQEKIVDKCGKQEILFMGPDENTAELVNWATIHARNRKAPWWKSFFTGKSPNMGGIPHDKYGMTSLSVRRYVEGIYRKLNLDPTKLSKIQTGGPDGDLGSNEIKLSNENYIAVIDGSGVLYDPAGLNKSELLRLANERNMIDHFDASKLSKEGYKVLVRDNNVKLPNGEVVNNGTTFRNTAHLRYKADVFVPCGGRPGAININNVDQLLNENGKPKIKFLVEGANLFVTQDAKTVLEKAGVVVIRDASANKGGVTSSSLEVLASLSFDDASFIENMCVHDGKEPEFYREYVNELKEIIQKNADLEFECLWENHKKQKLTFTSLSSKLSEMIVKLDNEIYNYEKLWSNKSFREFIIAKAIPKTLQRKIGIDQVIERVPDAYLRAIFSKYLASRFVYRYATTGDPFAFFDFISNELVKIDT, from the coding sequence ATGGCGGCGCAATTCCTTCGAATTTCGCCAAAGGGCTCCAAGTTTCTCCCTCGTCGAATAACTTCAGGTGCTAATCTTTGTCTGCATCCTCGAGGAATTTATTCCTCGCTTTTACTATCTCAAAAAAATGTTCTCTTGAACAAAGGCACAAGAAACTTCCAATGTGCCTCGTTTTCGACTGAATTAAGATGTCGTGGTGAAAAGAACCCAATTTATCATTCCAGACAATTTAGTGTCAAAGGTAGCTCTGGAAACAAGTTATCCGATCTGAATCCTCAAGGAAACTTTCCGAAATACAAAGATACCGAATATTTTGGTTATAAGCCTAATGTATTTACcggaaaagaagaacagaaaaacaaggTCATTGACTGCCTCCGAAATGAACGGAAATCAATCCCTGATGAGTCCATTGAAGACGAGGTGTACCGTTTTTATGATCACCTATGCTTGGATGACTATTACTTCCAAATGGAACCCATGGAATTGATTGCAGAACACATAGAAATTATTTACGCTGCTAAAGTTGCTGCTCGTGCATCTCATGCAAGAGAAGAACTCAACATCCACgtcaaaaacgaaaatgaGGACTCTGCTATTTATATGGATAGTGCTCCTGTTACACAAATGGAACTGGATAAGTCTCATGAAATAGAACAGTCCATTTCTAAGCGTTATTTGGATAACCCAAATGATGATGCCCCCTCTTTTCGAATTGAATCATTTACCTCTACGGCCAACATTGACCGTGCTAGTACTGAAAATTCAAACATCTCTACCTTTCTCGTGAACAAATGTAATTTTGTTGACCCTTCTGACAACTTATCCTCCAATCAGAAAATTCCCAAAATCGCTTGCGTTTCAGACAAAacgtttttggaaaaggcCTCCGAACATACTATCCAAACATATCAGAATATAATGGATACAGTATTAACTCGGTTCGGTCCAGCCGTTGGCGTGTTTAAACATCAACAACGTTCTGAAATCCGTTTGGTCATCGGTTATCGTCGTGGATCCATTATGAGATTTTACCCTTCTATCTCAAATTTGCTCCGCTACTACGGCTTGTCCTCATTTCGAACTTATATTGAACAATTCAGCAATGGTGTCACAATTATATGCTACAATTTTAAGTCTGACAGCTTCAAGAATACTGCCAGTTCTGCCTCTATTGAGGAGCTTTTCGGTCAAATCACAAAGGAAGCTTCTTTGTTATATTGCATGCCCCATACTGATATAGACTCTATGTTTACTTCCTCCAAATTATCCATCCAGGAGGTAGCTTACGCTCATTGTGTCCGTGTATTTTGTGAACACGTCATGAATAAGCTTGGCAGTGAATATACAAGTTTGTCAGCTATCCTTGACCATTCAAATCATCTTCATGTTGAGATCCTAGACACCATAAAGCGTCGCCTTTCAGTTCTTGCTTTCACCCGTACGAAGATTCACGATACAATTGTTCAATATCCTCATCTTGTTCGCATGATGTTCGATCAATTTTACCTTCAACATTCTATTGGGACCGGATCTACTCCACGCCTACATCGTGCGAAGACTGTTTCATCGGTATCCTTGGACCCTCAATCTTTAGTCGAATTACCCAACGAGAAACTGGTGGaaacaattcaaaaaacatGTGTCAATGATGACGATGCGACTATCATGGAAATGTTTGTTAAGTTTAATTCCCATTTATTAAAAACTAACTTTTTCCTAACTACAAAGGTTGCTTTGAGTTTCCGATTCGACCCTTCATTTTTGGATCAAGCACAATTTAAAGATCCATTGTATGCTATGATAATGTCCGTCGGTAACGAATTTAGAGGTTTCCATTTACGCTTCAGAGATGTTGCTCGTGGTGGAATACGCCTAATTAAATCGGCAAATACCGAGGCTCTCAATCTTAATGCTCGTGGACTATTTGATGAAAACTATAATTTGGCGAACACACAAAAGCTCAAGAATAAGGATATACCGGAAGGAGGTGCCAAAGGTgttattcttttgaattccAAGTATCAAGACAAACCCGCTTTggcttttcaaaagtatattGACAGTATCATTGATTTATTGATTCCAAATGAACAGGAGAAAATAGTGGACAAGTGCGGTAAACAGGAGATATTATTTATGGGACCTGATGAGAATACTGCTGAATTGGTAAATTGGGCCACCATTCATGCACGTAATCGTAAAGCTCCTTGGTGGAAATCTTTCTTCACAGGAAAAAGCCCTAATATGGGCGGCATTCCACATGATAAATATGGAATGACGTCTCTTTCAGTTCGTCGTTACGTGGAAGGTATTTACAGAAAATTGAATCTTGACCCAACCAAGTTGAGCAAAATTCAAACAGGCGGTCCAGATGGTGATTTGGGTTCTAATGAAATTAAACTTTCCAACGAAAATTACATTGCCGTGATTGATGGAAGTGGTGTTCTCTATGATCCTGCTGGTCTGAACAAATCAGAACTTTTGCGCCTGGCCAACGAAAGAAACATGATTGATCACTTTGACGCATCTAAACTTAGCAAGGAAGGGTACAAAGTGCTAGTCAGAGACAACAATGTTAAACTTCCCAACGGCGAAGTTGTAAACAATGGAACTACCTTCCGAAACACAGCTCATCTTCGTTATAAAGCAGATGTTTTTGTTCCCTGTGGTGGACGCCCAGGAGCTATAAACATTAACAATGTTGATCAGCTActaaatgaaaatggaaaacctaaaatcaaatttttgGTGGAGGGTGCTAATCTTTTCGTAACTCAAGATGCCAAGACTGTTTTAGAAAAAGCGGGTGTTGTCGTAATTCGTGATGCGTCTGCGAATAAGGGTGGTGTGACATCCAGCTCTCTTGAAGTTTTAGCATCTTTATCTTTTGACGACGCCTCTTTCATAGAGAACATGTGCGTGCATGATGGAAAAGAACCAGAATTTTACAGAGAATATGTAAAtgaattgaaggaaattaTTCAGAAAAATGCCGACTTGGAGTTTGAATGTCTTTGGGAGAACcataaaaagcaaaagcttACTTTCACCAGCTTGAGTAGTAAGCTTTCCGAAATGATTGTCAAATTAGATAATGAGATCTACAACTATGAAAAATTATGGTCCAACAAATCATTCCGAGAATTTATTATTGCCAAAGCAATCCCCAAGACTCTCCAGAGAAAGATTGGGATCGATCAAGTAATTGAAAGAGTGCCCGATGCGTACTTGCGTGCTATTTTCTCAAAATACCTGGCTAGTCGTTTCGTTTACCGCTATGCAACTACCGGTGATCCTTTCGCATTTTTCGATTTTATTTCCAATGAATTAGTCAAAATCGATACATAA
- a CDS encoding hsp16-like protein, with product MSLQPFFDLYPFQDGLSDFLSYSPRVQRQNHVGDLSPAIDVHEGKDTVEVDVELPGVKKQDVQVHYDEGKLTISGKSVNERKSEGDRGNHRWSERRFGSFSRTISIPSRIDSDRIEAQFSNGILSILLPKIEQSRSKKQIAIN from the coding sequence ATGTCTCTTCAACCTTTCTTCGATTTATACCCATTTCAAGACGGTCTTTCTGACTTTTTGAGTTATTCCCCTCGCGTTCAACGCCAAAATCATGTTGGTGATTTGTCACCTGCCATCGATGTTCACGAAGGCAAAGATACGGTCGAAGTGGATGTTGAACTTCCTGGTgtcaaaaagcaagacgTACAAGTTCATTACGACGAAGGAAAATTGACGATTTCTGGTAAATCCGTGAATGAGCGCAAGAGCGAGGGAGATCGAGGAAACCACAGATGGTCCGAGCGTCGCTTTGGATCCTTCTCTCGAACTATCTCCATCCCCAGCAGGATCGATTCCGATCGTATTGAAGCTCAATTTTCCAATGGCATTTTGAGTATTCTTTTGCCAAAGATTGAGCAATCCCGCTCCAAGAAGCAAATCGCCATTAATTAA
- a CDS encoding But2 family protein, translated as MKLFSSVSLSSALFSLLACSPISSLAAPLTDRSDIKQNEEFSVMSLRSGNGNVHFHSFYVGDNNNVYLDPYDNGNEAAKFTLADTYLLHEGFSAHLGDNGALYFQRNDEGSILGFDFGERIASGYALELHGQSPVACPIEENSSVYSVFFGKGNGNSKCVGFTALAIPNNPVSSSSSSSTAAPSNAAKI; from the coding sequence ATGAAGTTGTTTTCCTCcgtttctctttcttctgcCTTATTCTCCCTTTTAGCTTGTAGCccaatttcttctcttgcaGCTCCTCTAACCGACCGTTCTGATATCAAACAGAATGAAGAGTTTTCTGTAATGAGCCTCCGCTCAGGTAACGGTAACGTTCATTTCCATTCCTTTTATGTTGGTGACAACAATAACGTCTACCTCGATCCTTATGATAATGGAAATGAAGCGGCCAAATTCACTTTAGCAGATACTTATTTACTCCATGAAGGATTTTCTGCTCACCTTGGCGATAACGGTGCGTTATACTTTCAACGTAATGATGAGGGTTCCATTCTTGGATTTGATTTTGGAGAACGCATTGCTTCTGGCTATGCTCTGGAACTTCATGGACAAAGCCCTGTAGCTTGTCCTATCGAAGAAAATTCCTCTGTTTACTCTgtcttttttggtaaaggaAATGGTAATAGCAAGTGTGTTGGCTTTACAGCCCTTGCAATTCCAAATAAtcctgtttcttcttcttcttcttcttctactgCGGCCCCTTCCAATGCTGCTAAAATATAA